The Schistocerca gregaria isolate iqSchGreg1 chromosome 1, iqSchGreg1.2, whole genome shotgun sequence genome includes a window with the following:
- the LOC126279992 gene encoding spidroin-1-like isoform X5 — protein MASRLLQLLLAIALASASAGLKQEKRSVLDKEIGIATTGSESTASAEGVSSLQAGAEHLGRSILYGRIKPGGATVSESAAQSSAASLGGGSGTISGSSSESSSNAIGGGFNGVGIAGSSSESSSGSFGTGLGYNGAFSGSQSQSGAIAGGLGGFGASGSKSQSSSGSFGGGFGGIGAAISGSQSESSATGGSFLGRHDISGAGSQSGASSIGGGIGGIGAAGSQSQSEASGGSIARGFGGHGAAISGSQTESSAIGAGYLGGHGISGSSSQSDASSIGGGVGGFGASGSQSQSAAESLGGGYRGHGGVGGIGKAGSQSSGGAIGGGYGGHGGIGGVSASGSQSQAAGGSLGGGYEGHGAAISGSQSESTANGGGYLGGHGVSGAGSQSGATSVGGGIGGIGAAESQLQSSGGAIGGGHGGHGGVGGTGGTGSQSQSSGGTIGGGYGGHGGVGGIGTAGSQSQSSGGAIGGGYGGHGGVGGIGAAGSQSPGGAIGGGHGGHGAVGGVGAAGSQSQSSGAAIGGGYGVHGGVGGIGAAGSQSSGGAVGGGYGGHGGASGTGAAGSQSQSSGGAVGGGHGGHGAVGGIGAAESQSQSSGGAIGGGYGVHGGVGGISAAGSQSSGGAVGGEYGGHGGVSGIGAAGSQSQSSGGAIGGGYGGHGGVSGIGAAGSQTQSSGGAIGDGYGGHGGVGGIGAAGSQSQSSGGAIGGGYGGHGGVGGIGATGSQSSGGAIGGGYGGHGGVSGIGAAGSQTQSSGGAIGGGHGGHGGVGGIGAAGSQSSSGAIGGGYRGHGGVGGIGAAGSQSQSSGAAIGGGYGGHGGVGGIGAVGSQSHSSGGAVGGGYGGHDGVGGIGGPGSQSSGGAIGGGYGGHGGLGGIGVAGSQSQSSAGSIGGGFGVGGAISGSQSQSGAIGGGYGVDGGITGSQSQSSSGAFGGGYDGFGGSFTGSGSQSSAGSLGGGFGGGSFTGSHSQSSAGSLGGGLGGGSFTGSGSHSSAGSLGDAFGDGSFTGSETQSSAGSLGGALGGGAFTGSGSQSSAGSLGGGLGGGSFTGSGSQSSAGSLGGGFGGGSFTGSQSQSSAGSLGGGLGGGSFTGSGSQSSAGSLSGGFGGGSFTGSGSQSSAGSLGGGLGGGSFTGSGSQSSAGSLGGGLGGGSFTGSGSQSSAGSFGGGFGGGSFTGSGSQSSSGSLGGGLGGGSFTGSGSQSSAGSLGGALGGGSFTGSGSQSSAGSLGGGFGGGSFTGSQSQSSAGSLGGGLGGGSFTGSGSQSSAGSLGGGFGGGSFTGSQSQSSAGSLGGGLGGGSFTGSSSQSSAGSFGGGLGGNRGFPLGFSGSESQSSSVAGGAGHFGGLLPGGIGGGAGGLFGLFG, from the exons GACTGAAACAAGAAAAGCGGAGCGTCCTCGACAAGGAAATTGGAATAGCTACAACAGGCTCAGAGTCAACAGCGTCCGCTGAAGGCGTGTCAAGTCTGCAAGCCGGAGCAGAGCACTTAGGAAGAAGCATATTATATGGACGCATTAAACCGGGTGGAGCTACAGTGTCTGAATCGGCAGCACAGTCTTCAGCAGCGTCATTAGGCGGTGGTTCCGGTACAATTAGCGGATCTTCATCAGAGTCAAGTTCAAATGCTATTGGAGGAGGATTTAATGGTGTCGGTATAGCTGGATCCTCTTCAGAATCTTCATCTGGCTCTTTTGGCACTGGCCTAggatacaatggtgcatttagtgggtCGCAATCCCAGTCCGGTGCAATAGCAGGTGGACTAGGTGGATTTGGTGCATCTGGATCTAAGTCACAATCCTCAAGTGGATCTTTTGGGGGTGGCTTTGGAGGCATTGGTGCCGCTATCAGTGGATCACAGTCTGAATCAAGTGCTACTGGTGGAAGCTTTCTAGGAAGACATGATATCAGTGGTGCAGGATCACAGTCTGGAGCAAGTTCGATTGGAGGTGGAATAGGTGGAATTGGTGCAGCTGGATCACAGTCACAATCTGAAGCATCAGGTGGATCCATTGCACGTGGATTTGGAGGCCATGGTGCAGCTATCAGTGGATCACAAACTGAGTCAAGTGCAATTGGTGCAGGCTATCTCGGAGGGCATGGAATCAGTGGTTCATCATCTCAATCAGATGCTAGTTCCATTGGAGGTGGAGTTGGTGGATTTGGTGCATCTGGATCTCAATCACAGTCAGCTGCTGAATCTCTAGGTGGAGGGTACAGAGGTCATGGTGGAGTAGGTGGAATTGGTAAAGCTGGGTCACAGTCATCTGGCGGAGCTATTGGAGGTGGGTATGGAGGTCATGGCGGAATTGGTGGAGTTTCTGCATCTGGATCACAATCACAGGCAGCAGGTGGATCACTTGGAGGTGGCTATGAAGGTCACGGTGCAGCTATCAGTGGCTCACAGTCTGAATCAACTGCTAATGGAGGTGGCTATCTCGGAGGGCATGGAGTTAGTGGAGCAGGATCACAGTCTGGTGCAACCTCTGTTGGAGGCGGAATAGGTGGAATTGGTGCAGCTGAATCACAGTTGCAGTCATCTGGTGGAGCTATTGGAGGTGGACATGGAGGTCATGGTGGGGTAGGTGGTACTGGTGGAACTGGATCACAGTCACAGTCATCTGGTGGAACTATTGGAGGTGGGTATGGCGGTCATGGCGGAGTAGGTGGAATTGGCACAGCTGGATCACAGTCACAGTCATCTGGTGGAGCTATTGGTGGTGGATATGGAGGTCATGGTGGAGTAGGTGGAATTGGTGCAGCTGGATCACAGTCACCTGGTGGCGCTATTGGAGGTGGACATGGAGGTCATGGTGCAGTAGGTGGAGTTGGCGCAGCTGGATCACAGTCGCAGTCATCTGGGGCAGCTATTGGAGGTGGATATGGAGTTCATGGTGGAGTAGGTGGAATTGGTGCAGCTGGATCACAGTCATCTGGTGGAGCTGTAGGAGGTGGGTACGGAGGTCATGGTGGAGCAAGTGGAACTGGTGCAGCTGGATCACAGTCGCAGTCATCTGGTGGAGCTGTTGGAGGTGGACATGGAGGTCATGGTGCAGTAGGTGGAATTGGTGCAGCTGAATCACAGTCACAGTCATCTGGTGGAGCTATTGGAGGTGGATATGGAGTTCATGGTGGAGTAGGTGGAATAAGTGCAGCTGGATCACAGTCATCTGGGGGAGCTGTAGGAGGTGAGTATGGAGGTCATGGTGGAGTAAGTGGAATTGGTGCAGCTGGATCACAGTCACAGTCGTCTGGTGGAGCTATTGGAG GTGGGTATGGAGGTCATGGTGGAGTAAGTGGAATTGGTGCAGctggatcacagacacagtcgtCTGGTGGAGCTATTGGAGATGGATATGGAGGTCATGGTGGAGTTGGTGGAATTGGAGCAGCTGGATCACAGTCACAGTCATCTGGTGGAGCTATTGGAGGTGGATACGGAGGTCATGGTGGAGTAGGTGGAATTGGTGCAACTGGATCACAGTCATCTGGGGGAGCTATAGGAGGTGGGTATGGAGGTCATGGTGGAGTAAGTGGAATTGGTGCAGctggatcacagacacagtcatCTGGTGGAGCTATTGGAGGTGGACATGGAGGTCATGGTGGAGTTGGTGGAATTGGTGCAGCTGGATCACAATCATCTAGTGGAGCTATTGGAGGTGGATACAGAGGTCATGGTGGAGTAGGTGGAATTGGTGCAGCTGGATCACAGTCACAGTCATCTGGGGCAGCTATTGGAGGTGGGTATGGAGGTCATGGTGGAGTAGGCGGAATTGGAGCAGTTGGATCACAGTCACATTCCTCTGGCGGAGCTGTTGGAGGTGGATACGGAGGTCATGATGGAGTAGGGGGTATTGGTGGACCTGGATCACAGTCATCTGGTGGAGCTATTGGAGGTGGGTATGGAGGTCATGGTGGCTTAGGTGGAATTGGTGTAGCTGGATCACAGTCACAGTCAAGTGCTGGATCTATTGGAGGTGGATTTGGTGTAGGTGGTGCAATCAGTGGTTCACAGTCTCAATCTGGTGCTATTGGAGGTGGGTATGGTGTTGATGGAGGAATCACCGGATCACAGTCACAATCCAGCTCAGGAGCATTTGGTGGTGGGTACGATGGGTTTGGTGGTTCATTTACTGGGTCCGGATCCCAGTCATCAGCTGGCTCACTAGGTGGCGGATTCGGTGGTGGTTCATTTACTGGATCTCATTCTCAGTCATCAGCTGGTTCACTAGGAGGTGGACTGGGTGGTGGCTCTTTTACTGGGTCTGGATCTCATTCATCAGCTGGTTCACTAGGTGACGCATTTGGTGATGGTTCATTTACTGGATCTGAAACTCAGTCCTCAGCTGGCTCACTAGGAGGTGCACTTGGTGGTGGGGCATTTACTGGGTCTGGATCACAATCGTCAGCTGGTTCACTAGGAGGTGGACTGGGTGGTGGCTCATTTACAGGGTCTGGATCTCAGTCATCAGCTGGCTCATTAGGTGGTGGATTTGGTGGTGGGTCATTCACTGGATCTCAATCTCAATCATCAGCTGGTTCACTAGGAGGTGGACTTGGTGGTGGATCATTTACTGGGTCTGGTTCTCAATCCTCTGCCGGCTCACTAAGTGGTGGATTTGGTGGTGGTTCATTTACTGGGTCTGGATCACAATCATCAGCTGGTTCACTAGGAGGTGGACTTGGTGGTGGCTCATTTACTGGGTCTGGATCACAATCATCAGCTGGTTCACTAGGAGGTGGACTGGGTGGTGGCTCATTTACAGGGTCTGGGTCTCAGTCATCAGCTGGCTCATTTGGTGGCGGATTTGGTGGTGGTTCGTTTACTGGGTCTGGATCACAATCATCATCTGGTTCACTAGGAGGTGGCCTTGGTGGTGGCTCATTTACTGGGTCTGGATCTCAATCCTCAGCTGGCTCACTAGGAGGTGCACTTGGTGGTGGCTCATTTACTGGATCTGGATCTCAGTCATCAGCTGGATCACTAGGTGGCGGATTTGGTGGTGGGTCATTCACTGGATCTCAGTCTCAATCATCAGCTGGTTCACTAGGAGGTGGACTTGGTGGTGGATCATTTACTGGGTCTGGTTCTCAATCCTCTGCCGGCTCACTAGGTGGCGGATTTGGTGGTGGTTCATTTACTGGTTCTCAGTCCCAATCATCAGCTGGATCACTGGGTGGTGGGCTTGGTGGTGGCTCATTTACTGGGTCTTCTTCTCAGTCATCAGCTGGGAGCTTTGGAGGTGGGTTAGGAGGAAATAGAGGATTTCCTTTAGGTTTTTCAGGTTCAGAATCCCAATCTTCGAGTGTAGCAGGAGGGGCAGGTCATTTTGGAGGTCTTTTGCCAGGTGGTATAGGAGGTGGAGCTGGTGGTCTCTTTGGTTTGTTTGGATAA
- the LOC126279992 gene encoding spidroin-1-like isoform X32 encodes MASRLLQLLLAIALASASAGLKQEKRSVLDKEIGIATTGSESTASAEGVSSLQAGAEHLGRSILYGRIKPGGATVSESAAQSSAASLGGGSGTISGSSSESSSNAIGGGFNGVGIAGSSSESSSGSFGTGLGYNGAFSGSQSQSGAIAGGLGGFGASGSKSQSSSGSFGGGFGGIGAAISGSQSESSATGGSFLGRHDISGAGSQSGASSIGGGIGGIGAAGSQSQSEASGGSIARGFGGHGAAISGSQTESSAIGAGYLGGHGISGSSSQSDASSIGGGVGGFGASGSQSQSAAESLGGGYRGHGGVGGIGKAGSQSSGGAIGGGYGGHGGIGGVSASGSQSQAAGGSLGGGYEGHGAAISGSQSESTANGGGYLGGHGVSGAGSQSGATSVGGGIGGIGAAESQLQSSGGAIGGGHGGHGGVGGTGGTGSQSQSSGGTIGGGYGGHGGVGGIGTAGSQSQSSGGAIGGGYGGHGGVGGIGAAGSQSPGGAIGGGHGGHGAVGGVGAAGSQSQSSGAAIGGGHGGHGGVGGIGAAGSQSSSGAIGGGYRGHGGVGGIGAAGSQSQSSGAAIGGGYGGHGGVGGIGAVGSQSHSSGGAVGGGYGGHDGVGGIGGPGSQSSGGAIGGGYGGHGGLGGIGVAGSQSQSSAGSIGGGFGVGGAISGSQSQSGAIGGGYGVDGGITGSQSQSSSGAFGGGYDGFGGSFTGSGSQSSAGSLGGGFGGGSFTGSHSQSSAGSLGGGLGGGSFTGSGSHSSAGSLGDAFGDGSFTGSETQSSAGSLGGALGGGAFTGSGSQSSAGSLGGGLGGGSFTGSGSQSSAGSLGGGFGGGSFTGSQSQSSAGSLGGGLGGGSFTGSGSQSSAGSLSGGFGGGSFTGSGSQSSAGSLGGGLGGGSFTGSGSQSSAGSLGGGLGGGSFTGSGSQSSAGSFGGGFGGGSFTGSGSQSSSGSLGGGLGGGSFTGSGSQSSAGSLGGALGGGSFTGSGSQSSAGSLGGGFGGGSFTGSQSQSSAGSLGGGLGGGSFTGSGSQSSAGSLGGGFGGGSFTGSQSQSSAGSLGGGLGGGSFTGSSSQSSAGSFGGGLGGNRGFPLGFSGSESQSSSVAGGAGHFGGLLPGGIGGGAGGLFGLFG; translated from the exons GACTGAAACAAGAAAAGCGGAGCGTCCTCGACAAGGAAATTGGAATAGCTACAACAGGCTCAGAGTCAACAGCGTCCGCTGAAGGCGTGTCAAGTCTGCAAGCCGGAGCAGAGCACTTAGGAAGAAGCATATTATATGGACGCATTAAACCGGGTGGAGCTACAGTGTCTGAATCGGCAGCACAGTCTTCAGCAGCGTCATTAGGCGGTGGTTCCGGTACAATTAGCGGATCTTCATCAGAGTCAAGTTCAAATGCTATTGGAGGAGGATTTAATGGTGTCGGTATAGCTGGATCCTCTTCAGAATCTTCATCTGGCTCTTTTGGCACTGGCCTAggatacaatggtgcatttagtgggtCGCAATCCCAGTCCGGTGCAATAGCAGGTGGACTAGGTGGATTTGGTGCATCTGGATCTAAGTCACAATCCTCAAGTGGATCTTTTGGGGGTGGCTTTGGAGGCATTGGTGCCGCTATCAGTGGATCACAGTCTGAATCAAGTGCTACTGGTGGAAGCTTTCTAGGAAGACATGATATCAGTGGTGCAGGATCACAGTCTGGAGCAAGTTCGATTGGAGGTGGAATAGGTGGAATTGGTGCAGCTGGATCACAGTCACAATCTGAAGCATCAGGTGGATCCATTGCACGTGGATTTGGAGGCCATGGTGCAGCTATCAGTGGATCACAAACTGAGTCAAGTGCAATTGGTGCAGGCTATCTCGGAGGGCATGGAATCAGTGGTTCATCATCTCAATCAGATGCTAGTTCCATTGGAGGTGGAGTTGGTGGATTTGGTGCATCTGGATCTCAATCACAGTCAGCTGCTGAATCTCTAGGTGGAGGGTACAGAGGTCATGGTGGAGTAGGTGGAATTGGTAAAGCTGGGTCACAGTCATCTGGCGGAGCTATTGGAGGTGGGTATGGAGGTCATGGCGGAATTGGTGGAGTTTCTGCATCTGGATCACAATCACAGGCAGCAGGTGGATCACTTGGAGGTGGCTATGAAGGTCACGGTGCAGCTATCAGTGGCTCACAGTCTGAATCAACTGCTAATGGAGGTGGCTATCTCGGAGGGCATGGAGTTAGTGGAGCAGGATCACAGTCTGGTGCAACCTCTGTTGGAGGCGGAATAGGTGGAATTGGTGCAGCTGAATCACAGTTGCAGTCATCTGGTGGAGCTATTGGAGGTGGACATGGAGGTCATGGTGGGGTAGGTGGTACTGGTGGAACTGGATCACAGTCACAGTCATCTGGTGGAACTATTGGAGGTGGGTATGGCGGTCATGGCGGAGTAGGTGGAATTGGCACAGCTGGATCACAGTCACAGTCATCTGGTGGAGCTATTGGTGGTGGATATGGAGGTCATGGTGGAGTAGGTGGAATTGGTGCAGCTGGATCACAGTCACCTGGTGGCGCTATTGGAGGTGGACATGGAGGTCATGGTGCAGTAGGTGGAGTTGGCGCAGCTGGATCACAGTCGCAGTCATCTGGGGCAGCTATTGGAG GTGGACATGGAGGTCATGGTGGAGTTGGTGGAATTGGTGCAGCTGGATCACAATCATCTAGTGGAGCTATTGGAGGTGGATACAGAGGTCATGGTGGAGTAGGTGGAATTGGTGCAGCTGGATCACAGTCACAGTCATCTGGGGCAGCTATTGGAGGTGGGTATGGAGGTCATGGTGGAGTAGGCGGAATTGGAGCAGTTGGATCACAGTCACATTCCTCTGGCGGAGCTGTTGGAGGTGGATACGGAGGTCATGATGGAGTAGGGGGTATTGGTGGACCTGGATCACAGTCATCTGGTGGAGCTATTGGAGGTGGGTATGGAGGTCATGGTGGCTTAGGTGGAATTGGTGTAGCTGGATCACAGTCACAGTCAAGTGCTGGATCTATTGGAGGTGGATTTGGTGTAGGTGGTGCAATCAGTGGTTCACAGTCTCAATCTGGTGCTATTGGAGGTGGGTATGGTGTTGATGGAGGAATCACCGGATCACAGTCACAATCCAGCTCAGGAGCATTTGGTGGTGGGTACGATGGGTTTGGTGGTTCATTTACTGGGTCCGGATCCCAGTCATCAGCTGGCTCACTAGGTGGCGGATTCGGTGGTGGTTCATTTACTGGATCTCATTCTCAGTCATCAGCTGGTTCACTAGGAGGTGGACTGGGTGGTGGCTCTTTTACTGGGTCTGGATCTCATTCATCAGCTGGTTCACTAGGTGACGCATTTGGTGATGGTTCATTTACTGGATCTGAAACTCAGTCCTCAGCTGGCTCACTAGGAGGTGCACTTGGTGGTGGGGCATTTACTGGGTCTGGATCACAATCGTCAGCTGGTTCACTAGGAGGTGGACTGGGTGGTGGCTCATTTACAGGGTCTGGATCTCAGTCATCAGCTGGCTCATTAGGTGGTGGATTTGGTGGTGGGTCATTCACTGGATCTCAATCTCAATCATCAGCTGGTTCACTAGGAGGTGGACTTGGTGGTGGATCATTTACTGGGTCTGGTTCTCAATCCTCTGCCGGCTCACTAAGTGGTGGATTTGGTGGTGGTTCATTTACTGGGTCTGGATCACAATCATCAGCTGGTTCACTAGGAGGTGGACTTGGTGGTGGCTCATTTACTGGGTCTGGATCACAATCATCAGCTGGTTCACTAGGAGGTGGACTGGGTGGTGGCTCATTTACAGGGTCTGGGTCTCAGTCATCAGCTGGCTCATTTGGTGGCGGATTTGGTGGTGGTTCGTTTACTGGGTCTGGATCACAATCATCATCTGGTTCACTAGGAGGTGGCCTTGGTGGTGGCTCATTTACTGGGTCTGGATCTCAATCCTCAGCTGGCTCACTAGGAGGTGCACTTGGTGGTGGCTCATTTACTGGATCTGGATCTCAGTCATCAGCTGGATCACTAGGTGGCGGATTTGGTGGTGGGTCATTCACTGGATCTCAGTCTCAATCATCAGCTGGTTCACTAGGAGGTGGACTTGGTGGTGGATCATTTACTGGGTCTGGTTCTCAATCCTCTGCCGGCTCACTAGGTGGCGGATTTGGTGGTGGTTCATTTACTGGTTCTCAGTCCCAATCATCAGCTGGATCACTGGGTGGTGGGCTTGGTGGTGGCTCATTTACTGGGTCTTCTTCTCAGTCATCAGCTGGGAGCTTTGGAGGTGGGTTAGGAGGAAATAGAGGATTTCCTTTAGGTTTTTCAGGTTCAGAATCCCAATCTTCGAGTGTAGCAGGAGGGGCAGGTCATTTTGGAGGTCTTTTGCCAGGTGGTATAGGAGGTGGAGCTGGTGGTCTCTTTGGTTTGTTTGGATAA
- the LOC126279992 gene encoding uncharacterized PE-PGRS family protein PE_PGRS46-like isoform X18: MASRLLQLLLAIALASASAGLKQEKRSVLDKEIGIATTGSESTASAEGVSSLQAGAEHLGRSILYGRIKPGGATVSESAAQSSAASLGGGSGTISGSSSESSSNAIGGGFNGVGIAGSSSESSSGSFGTGLGYNGAFSGSQSQSGAIAGGLGGFGASGSKSQSSSGSFGGGFGGIGAAISGSQSESSATGGSFLGRHDISGAGSQSGASSIGGGIGGIGAAGSQSQSEASGGSIARGFGGHGAAISGSQTESSAIGAGYLGGHGISGSSSQSDASSIGGGVGGFGASGSQSQSAAESLGGGYRGHGGVGGIGKAGSQSSGGAIGGGYGGHGGIGGVSASGSQSQAAGGSLGGGYEGHGAAISGSQSESTANGGGYLGGHGVSGAGSQSGATSVGGGIGGIGAAESQLQSSGGAIGGGHGGHGGVGGTGGTGSQSQSSGGTIGGGYGGHGGVGGIGTAGSQSQSSGGAIGGGYGGHGGVGGIGAAGSQSPGGAIGGGHGGHGAVGGVGAAGSQSQSSGAAIGGGYGVHGGVGGIGAAGSQSSGGAVGGGYGGHGGASGTGAAGSQSQSSGGAVGGGHGGHGAVGGIGAAESQSQSSGGAIGGGYGVHGGVGGISAAGSQSSGGAVGGEYGGHGGVSGIGAAGSQSQSSGGAIGGGHGGHGGVGGIGAAGSQSSSGAIGGGYRGHGGVGGIGAAGSQSQSSGAAIGGGYGGHGGVGGIGAVGSQSHSSGGAVGGGYGGHDGVGGIGGPGSQSSGGAIGGGYGGHGGLGGIGVAGSQSQSSAGSIGGGFGVGGAISGSQSQSGAIGGGYGVDGGITGSQSQSSSGAFGGGYDGFGGSFTGSGSQSSAGSLGGGFGGGSFTGSHSQSSAGSLGGGLGGGSFTGSGSHSSAGSLGDAFGDGSFTGSETQSSAGSLGGALGGGAFTGSGSQSSAGSLGGGLGGGSFTGSGSQSSAGSLGGGFGGGSFTGSQSQSSAGSLGGGLGGGSFTGSGSQSSAGSLSGGFGGGSFTGSGSQSSAGSLGGGLGGGSFTGSGSQSSAGSLGGGLGGGSFTGSGSQSSAGSFGGGFGGGSFTGSGSQSSSGSLGGGLGGGSFTGSGSQSSAGSLGGALGGGSFTGSGSQSSAGSLGGGFGGGSFTGSQSQSSAGSLGGGLGGGSFTGSGSQSSAGSLGGGFGGGSFTGSQSQSSAGSLGGGLGGGSFTGSSSQSSAGSFGGGLGGNRGFPLGFSGSESQSSSVAGGAGHFGGLLPGGIGGGAGGLFGLFG; encoded by the exons GACTGAAACAAGAAAAGCGGAGCGTCCTCGACAAGGAAATTGGAATAGCTACAACAGGCTCAGAGTCAACAGCGTCCGCTGAAGGCGTGTCAAGTCTGCAAGCCGGAGCAGAGCACTTAGGAAGAAGCATATTATATGGACGCATTAAACCGGGTGGAGCTACAGTGTCTGAATCGGCAGCACAGTCTTCAGCAGCGTCATTAGGCGGTGGTTCCGGTACAATTAGCGGATCTTCATCAGAGTCAAGTTCAAATGCTATTGGAGGAGGATTTAATGGTGTCGGTATAGCTGGATCCTCTTCAGAATCTTCATCTGGCTCTTTTGGCACTGGCCTAggatacaatggtgcatttagtgggtCGCAATCCCAGTCCGGTGCAATAGCAGGTGGACTAGGTGGATTTGGTGCATCTGGATCTAAGTCACAATCCTCAAGTGGATCTTTTGGGGGTGGCTTTGGAGGCATTGGTGCCGCTATCAGTGGATCACAGTCTGAATCAAGTGCTACTGGTGGAAGCTTTCTAGGAAGACATGATATCAGTGGTGCAGGATCACAGTCTGGAGCAAGTTCGATTGGAGGTGGAATAGGTGGAATTGGTGCAGCTGGATCACAGTCACAATCTGAAGCATCAGGTGGATCCATTGCACGTGGATTTGGAGGCCATGGTGCAGCTATCAGTGGATCACAAACTGAGTCAAGTGCAATTGGTGCAGGCTATCTCGGAGGGCATGGAATCAGTGGTTCATCATCTCAATCAGATGCTAGTTCCATTGGAGGTGGAGTTGGTGGATTTGGTGCATCTGGATCTCAATCACAGTCAGCTGCTGAATCTCTAGGTGGAGGGTACAGAGGTCATGGTGGAGTAGGTGGAATTGGTAAAGCTGGGTCACAGTCATCTGGCGGAGCTATTGGAGGTGGGTATGGAGGTCATGGCGGAATTGGTGGAGTTTCTGCATCTGGATCACAATCACAGGCAGCAGGTGGATCACTTGGAGGTGGCTATGAAGGTCACGGTGCAGCTATCAGTGGCTCACAGTCTGAATCAACTGCTAATGGAGGTGGCTATCTCGGAGGGCATGGAGTTAGTGGAGCAGGATCACAGTCTGGTGCAACCTCTGTTGGAGGCGGAATAGGTGGAATTGGTGCAGCTGAATCACAGTTGCAGTCATCTGGTGGAGCTATTGGAGGTGGACATGGAGGTCATGGTGGGGTAGGTGGTACTGGTGGAACTGGATCACAGTCACAGTCATCTGGTGGAACTATTGGAGGTGGGTATGGCGGTCATGGCGGAGTAGGTGGAATTGGCACAGCTGGATCACAGTCACAGTCATCTGGTGGAGCTATTGGTGGTGGATATGGAGGTCATGGTGGAGTAGGTGGAATTGGTGCAGCTGGATCACAGTCACCTGGTGGCGCTATTGGAGGTGGACATGGAGGTCATGGTGCAGTAGGTGGAGTTGGCGCAGCTGGATCACAGTCGCAGTCATCTGGGGCAGCTATTGGAGGTGGATATGGAGTTCATGGTGGAGTAGGTGGAATTGGTGCAGCTGGATCACAGTCATCTGGTGGAGCTGTAGGAGGTGGGTACGGAGGTCATGGTGGAGCAAGTGGAACTGGTGCAGCTGGATCACAGTCGCAGTCATCTGGTGGAGCTGTTGGAGGTGGACATGGAGGTCATGGTGCAGTAGGTGGAATTGGTGCAGCTGAATCACAGTCACAGTCATCTGGTGGAGCTATTGGAGGTGGATATGGAGTTCATGGTGGAGTAGGTGGAATAAGTGCAGCTGGATCACAGTCATCTGGGGGAGCTGTAGGAGGTGAGTATGGAGGTCATGGTGGAGTAAGTGGAATTGGTGCAGCTGGATCACAGTCACAGTCGTCTGGTGGAGCTATTGGAG GTGGACATGGAGGTCATGGTGGAGTTGGTGGAATTGGTGCAGCTGGATCACAATCATCTAGTGGAGCTATTGGAGGTGGATACAGAGGTCATGGTGGAGTAGGTGGAATTGGTGCAGCTGGATCACAGTCACAGTCATCTGGGGCAGCTATTGGAGGTGGGTATGGAGGTCATGGTGGAGTAGGCGGAATTGGAGCAGTTGGATCACAGTCACATTCCTCTGGCGGAGCTGTTGGAGGTGGATACGGAGGTCATGATGGAGTAGGGGGTATTGGTGGACCTGGATCACAGTCATCTGGTGGAGCTATTGGAGGTGGGTATGGAGGTCATGGTGGCTTAGGTGGAATTGGTGTAGCTGGATCACAGTCACAGTCAAGTGCTGGATCTATTGGAGGTGGATTTGGTGTAGGTGGTGCAATCAGTGGTTCACAGTCTCAATCTGGTGCTATTGGAGGTGGGTATGGTGTTGATGGAGGAATCACCGGATCACAGTCACAATCCAGCTCAGGAGCATTTGGTGGTGGGTACGATGGGTTTGGTGGTTCATTTACTGGGTCCGGATCCCAGTCATCAGCTGGCTCACTAGGTGGCGGATTCGGTGGTGGTTCATTTACTGGATCTCATTCTCAGTCATCAGCTGGTTCACTAGGAGGTGGACTGGGTGGTGGCTCTTTTACTGGGTCTGGATCTCATTCATCAGCTGGTTCACTAGGTGACGCATTTGGTGATGGTTCATTTACTGGATCTGAAACTCAGTCCTCAGCTGGCTCACTAGGAGGTGCACTTGGTGGTGGGGCATTTACTGGGTCTGGATCACAATCGTCAGCTGGTTCACTAGGAGGTGGACTGGGTGGTGGCTCATTTACAGGGTCTGGATCTCAGTCATCAGCTGGCTCATTAGGTGGTGGATTTGGTGGTGGGTCATTCACTGGATCTCAATCTCAATCATCAGCTGGTTCACTAGGAGGTGGACTTGGTGGTGGATCATTTACTGGGTCTGGTTCTCAATCCTCTGCCGGCTCACTAAGTGGTGGATTTGGTGGTGGTTCATTTACTGGGTCTGGATCACAATCATCAGCTGGTTCACTAGGAGGTGGACTTGGTGGTGGCTCATTTACTGGGTCTGGATCACAATCATCAGCTGGTTCACTAGGAGGTGGACTGGGTGGTGGCTCATTTACAGGGTCTGGGTCTCAGTCATCAGCTGGCTCATTTGGTGGCGGATTTGGTGGTGGTTCGTTTACTGGGTCTGGATCACAATCATCATCTGGTTCACTAGGAGGTGGCCTTGGTGGTGGCTCATTTACTGGGTCTGGATCTCAATCCTCAGCTGGCTCACTAGGAGGTGCACTTGGTGGTGGCTCATTTACTGGATCTGGATCTCAGTCATCAGCTGGATCACTAGGTGGCGGATTTGGTGGTGGGTCATTCACTGGATCTCAGTCTCAATCATCAGCTGGTTCACTAGGAGGTGGACTTGGTGGTGGATCATTTACTGGGTCTGGTTCTCAATCCTCTGCCGGCTCACTAGGTGGCGGATTTGGTGGTGGTTCATTTACTGGTTCTCAGTCCCAATCATCAGCTGGATCACTGGGTGGTGGGCTTGGTGGTGGCTCATTTACTGGGTCTTCTTCTCAGTCATCAGCTGGGAGCTTTGGAGGTGGGTTAGGAGGAAATAGAGGATTTCCTTTAGGTTTTTCAGGTTCAGAATCCCAATCTTCGAGTGTAGCAGGAGGGGCAGGTCATTTTGGAGGTCTTTTGCCAGGTGGTATAGGAGGTGGAGCTGGTGGTCTCTTTGGTTTGTTTGGATAA